From Candidatus Eisenbacteria bacterium, the proteins below share one genomic window:
- the pyk gene encoding pyruvate kinase — protein sequence MSRRARIVCTLGPATREVERIRALIQAGMDVARLNFSHGSHEDHHAMFSAVREASASVQRPIAVLADLQGPKIRLGRFSGGAATLVTGSEFVLTTESVVGTAQRASTTYEALPRDVKRGDAVLLDDGAVSLEVLAVDRQDVRARVVEGGKVSDHKGINLPGVAVSAPALTHKDVEDLRFALDLGVDLVALSFVRDPADAGAARHVMKAVGRRVPLIAKLEKPEAVVRIEEVIDAFDGLMVARGDLGVEMPLEQVPLTQRRAVRLSRERGKPVIVATQMLESMIHHSRPTRAEVTDVAAAVFEGADALMLSGETSVGEHPIEATAMMARIIETIEASSDASLGSLPAGDSPAGHSAVGHSAVGDSQAGDSAVGDSPAGHSAVGDSTIDAVASAAARMAVELGACALAAFTVSGATARGLARHRPPIPILAFTTDENTRRHLALVWGVESAVMPHATDTDVMIDQVNQAVLLSRCGRPGESVVIVAGTPPGVIGSTNTIRVHRLGS from the coding sequence ATGAGCCGCCGCGCCAGGATCGTCTGCACGCTCGGCCCCGCCACCCGTGAGGTCGAGAGGATCCGTGCCCTGATCCAGGCGGGCATGGACGTGGCGCGCCTCAACTTCTCCCACGGATCGCATGAAGACCACCACGCCATGTTCAGCGCGGTGCGTGAGGCGAGCGCGTCGGTCCAGCGGCCCATCGCGGTGCTGGCCGATCTCCAGGGTCCCAAGATCAGGCTCGGCCGCTTCAGCGGCGGGGCCGCGACGCTGGTGACGGGCTCCGAGTTCGTGCTCACGACGGAGTCAGTCGTGGGCACCGCGCAGCGCGCGTCCACGACGTATGAAGCGCTGCCGCGCGACGTGAAGCGCGGCGACGCGGTGCTGCTGGACGACGGTGCGGTGAGCCTGGAAGTCCTGGCCGTCGATCGTCAGGACGTGCGCGCCCGCGTGGTGGAAGGCGGCAAGGTGTCCGACCACAAAGGCATCAACCTGCCGGGTGTCGCGGTGAGCGCGCCGGCGCTGACTCACAAGGATGTCGAGGACCTGCGTTTCGCGCTCGACCTCGGCGTGGACCTGGTGGCGCTGTCGTTCGTGCGCGACCCCGCCGATGCCGGCGCGGCGCGGCACGTCATGAAAGCCGTGGGTCGGCGCGTGCCGCTGATCGCCAAGCTCGAGAAGCCCGAGGCCGTTGTCCGCATCGAAGAGGTGATCGATGCCTTCGACGGACTGATGGTGGCGCGTGGGGATCTCGGCGTGGAGATGCCGCTCGAGCAGGTGCCGCTCACCCAGCGACGTGCGGTCCGTCTTTCTCGGGAGCGCGGGAAGCCGGTGATCGTCGCGACGCAAATGCTGGAATCGATGATCCACCACTCACGACCGACCCGCGCCGAGGTCACGGACGTGGCGGCCGCGGTCTTCGAAGGCGCCGACGCGTTGATGCTCTCGGGTGAGACCAGCGTGGGCGAGCATCCGATCGAGGCCACGGCCATGATGGCGCGCATCATCGAGACCATCGAAGCCTCCTCGGACGCGTCCTTGGGGTCTCTGCCGGCCGGGGATTCACCAGCCGGGCATTCGGCGGTCGGGCATTCGGCGGTCGGGGATTCGCAAGCCGGTGATTCGGCGGTCGGGGATTCGCCAGCCGGGCATTCGGCGGTCGGGGATTCGACGATCGACGCGGTCGCCTCGGCTGCGGCCCGGATGGCGGTCGAGCTTGGCGCATGCGCGCTGGCGGCCTTCACGGTGAGCGGCGCGACCGCCCGCGGCCTCGCTCGCCACCGTCCCCCGATTCCCATCCTGGCGTTCACCACCGATGAGAACACGCGTCGTCATCTCGCCCTCGTTTGGGGCGTCGAGAGCGCAGTCATGCCGCACGCCACCGACACCGACGTCATGATCGACCAGGTGAACCAGGCGGTGCTCCTGTCGCGGTGTGGCAGGCCGGGCGAATCGGTCGTGATCGTGGCCGGAACGCCGCCGGGCGTGATCGGAAGCACGAATACGATTCGGGTGCATCGACTGGGAAGCTGA
- a CDS encoding class I SAM-dependent methyltransferase gives MTSREATELIAAAVDRSNASWTDRSKASWADLGAGDGMFTLALASLLVPGSCIYAVDRDSRALSALSRRAKDSEADIKVIPIRADFTKPFEWPGLEDEQLDGMLFANALHYVHDPAPLLGRLVSRLKPGGRVVVVEYDRRDPNPWVPHPIPSRDLPSITRDAGLSEPKEVRRRPSAFGGDLYVAVVDRL, from the coding sequence TTGACCTCACGAGAAGCGACCGAGCTGATCGCCGCTGCTGTCGATCGCAGCAACGCCTCATGGACCGATCGCAGCAAGGCCTCATGGGCCGATCTCGGCGCCGGCGATGGCATGTTCACGCTAGCGCTGGCAAGCCTTCTCGTGCCCGGCAGCTGCATTTACGCGGTCGATCGAGACAGCCGCGCGCTGAGTGCGCTCAGCCGCCGGGCCAAGGACTCGGAAGCGGACATCAAGGTGATCCCGATACGGGCCGACTTCACCAAGCCATTCGAATGGCCGGGCCTCGAAGACGAGCAGCTCGACGGCATGCTGTTCGCGAACGCGCTTCACTACGTACATGATCCTGCGCCGCTGCTTGGCCGCCTCGTCTCGCGGCTGAAGCCCGGCGGGCGCGTGGTGGTCGTCGAGTATGACCGTCGCGACCCCAATCCTTGGGTGCCGCACCCGATTCCGAGCCGTGACTTGCCGTCCATCACGAGAGACGCCGGTCTGTCCGAGCCCAAGGAAGTCAGGCGACGACCTTCGGCGTTCGGTGGCGATCTCTACGTGGCTGTTGTCGATCGGCTGTAG
- the rdgB gene encoding RdgB/HAM1 family non-canonical purine NTP pyrophosphatase has protein sequence MKLVLATFNRDKARELLALLDLPGLELAILSDVRGATSPEEAGATLLENAVLKAEAALKLTGLPAIADDTGLEVDALNGAPGVHAARFAGPSATYADNVRLLLERMEGVPRERRSARFRTVCVSVFPNGSRLEAEGVVAGRITESPRGVQGFGYDPVFEVPELGRTFAEMTTEEKNTISHRARAARALAEKLRRHLAELT, from the coding sequence GTGAAGCTGGTTCTCGCGACCTTCAATCGCGACAAGGCGCGCGAGTTGCTCGCACTGCTCGATCTGCCGGGACTCGAGCTGGCCATTCTGTCCGACGTTCGAGGCGCGACGTCGCCGGAGGAGGCCGGCGCCACGCTGCTCGAGAACGCCGTGCTGAAGGCCGAGGCCGCGCTCAAGCTCACCGGGCTTCCAGCGATCGCCGACGACACCGGTCTCGAGGTCGATGCTTTGAACGGCGCTCCTGGCGTGCACGCCGCGCGCTTCGCCGGGCCGAGCGCCACATACGCGGACAACGTCCGATTGCTGCTCGAGCGCATGGAGGGCGTGCCGCGTGAGCGGCGCTCCGCGCGCTTTCGGACCGTCTGCGTCTCCGTTTTCCCCAACGGTTCGCGGCTCGAGGCGGAAGGCGTGGTCGCCGGTCGCATTACGGAATCGCCGCGAGGCGTGCAGGGCTTCGGCTACGACCCCGTGTTTGAAGTGCCCGAGCTGGGACGGACGTTCGCGGAGATGACGACGGAGGAGAAGAACACCATCTCCCATCGCGCGCGTGCGGCACGGGCGCTGGCCGAGAAGCTTCGCCGGCATCTTGCCGAATTGACCTGA
- the rph gene encoding ribonuclease PH has product MARPDGRGPSQMRALKIERGVMRNAEGSALVTMGNTRVLCSATVEDRVPHWLRGQGRGWVTAEYGMLPRATNERTSRSAQTGGRSQEIQRLIGRSLRTVTDLTRFGERLILIDCDVLDADGGTRTAAINGALVALHDAFVVLSNRGHLTGPPLKDAVAAISVGMVGGTPRLDLAYAEDSAAQVDMNVVMTGAGRYVEVQGTGESVAFSDAELKAMLKLARTGIRRVLAHQRRLLGDSGLLPTPSPATPSPATPSPATPSA; this is encoded by the coding sequence ATGGCGCGCCCCGACGGCCGCGGCCCGAGCCAGATGCGGGCGCTCAAGATCGAGCGCGGCGTCATGCGCAACGCCGAAGGCTCGGCGCTCGTCACCATGGGCAACACGCGCGTTCTGTGCAGCGCCACGGTCGAAGATCGGGTGCCGCACTGGCTGCGCGGACAAGGCCGGGGATGGGTGACCGCGGAGTACGGCATGCTGCCTCGCGCCACCAACGAGCGCACTTCACGCTCCGCCCAGACCGGCGGGCGCTCCCAGGAGATCCAGCGGCTCATCGGCCGGAGCCTCAGGACCGTGACCGACCTCACGCGCTTCGGCGAGCGCCTGATCCTGATCGACTGCGACGTGCTCGACGCCGACGGCGGCACACGCACCGCGGCGATCAACGGCGCACTGGTCGCGCTCCACGACGCATTCGTGGTCTTGTCGAACCGAGGTCATCTCACGGGACCCCCGCTCAAGGACGCGGTCGCCGCGATCTCGGTCGGCATGGTCGGCGGCACGCCGCGACTCGATCTCGCCTACGCCGAGGACTCGGCCGCCCAGGTCGACATGAACGTGGTCATGACGGGGGCGGGCCGCTACGTTGAAGTGCAGGGCACCGGCGAATCGGTGGCCTTCAGCGACGCCGAGCTCAAGGCGATGCTGAAGCTCGCCCGCACTGGAATTCGCAGGGTGTTGGCGCACCAACGCCGGCTGCTCGGCGACTCCGGGCTGCTGCCTACGCCCTCGCCCGCCACGCCTTCGCCCGCCACGCCCTCGCCCGCCACGCCCTCGGCGTGA
- the murI gene encoding glutamate racemase, whose product MPASHDPRPIGVFDSGIGGLTAVREMFRVLPHESIVYFGDTARLPYGSKSRETVTRFSLEISSFLVRQNVKALLVACNTASSYALDTLVQRLDLPVVGVIEPAARVAVEKSPHGRIGVIGTMGTVASGAYPTMIEKLAPGAAVISRACPLFVPLVEEGWIQHPVTRQVAEEYLLELRNGGLESLILGCTHYPLLAPLIGELMGPAVKLVDSGAEAARALAQLLAERGQLAPSVTPEHRFFLSDVPRTFARVAESFLGGPLPASLGVVDQTDLPWFERTHPDWTQGTGQAVSRSERP is encoded by the coding sequence ATGCCCGCGTCCCACGATCCACGGCCCATCGGCGTCTTCGATTCGGGCATCGGCGGGCTCACCGCGGTGCGCGAAATGTTCCGCGTGCTGCCTCACGAGTCGATCGTCTACTTTGGCGACACCGCGCGCCTTCCGTACGGCTCCAAGTCGCGCGAGACGGTGACGCGCTTCAGCCTCGAGATCTCCTCGTTTCTGGTGCGCCAGAACGTCAAGGCGCTGCTCGTGGCATGCAACACCGCGTCCTCCTATGCGCTCGACACGCTGGTGCAGCGTCTCGATCTGCCGGTGGTCGGCGTCATCGAGCCGGCGGCGCGCGTCGCGGTGGAGAAGAGCCCGCACGGGCGCATCGGCGTGATCGGCACGATGGGCACGGTGGCGAGCGGCGCGTATCCCACGATGATCGAGAAGCTGGCGCCCGGCGCGGCGGTGATCTCACGAGCCTGCCCGCTGTTCGTGCCGCTGGTCGAGGAAGGCTGGATCCAGCATCCGGTCACGCGCCAGGTCGCCGAGGAGTACCTGCTCGAGCTGCGGAATGGCGGGCTCGAGAGCTTGATCCTCGGGTGCACTCATTATCCTCTGCTCGCGCCGCTGATCGGCGAGCTGATGGGCCCGGCGGTGAAGCTGGTCGACTCCGGCGCCGAAGCAGCGCGAGCGCTGGCGCAGCTTCTGGCCGAGCGCGGCCAGCTGGCCCCGAGCGTCACGCCCGAGCATCGTTTCTTCCTGAGCGACGTGCCGCGAACCTTTGCCCGCGTCGCCGAGTCTTTTCTCGGCGGTCCGCTTCCGGCCTCGCTCGGCGTGGTCGATCAGACCGACCTTCCATGGTTCGAGCGCACCCACCCCGACTGGACTCAAGGCACTGGACAGGCCGTGAGCCGAAGCGAGCGTCCGTGA
- a CDS encoding GerMN domain-containing protein produces MRRVFVGLIVIAVLAWLAHSWTRRSGRAPRPEATVADSSAAGVKAMRLFFGAANGDSLVAESREMIEATGLHDRISGLVTELDRGPRARGVAVLPAGTSVLRVFLDDRGLMTLDLSGAFRQRFRGGASAEYLAVASLIRTIGANVPEARQVLIICAGRPVATLGGHLPLDRPLDVSDWP; encoded by the coding sequence GTGAGACGCGTGTTCGTTGGTTTGATCGTGATCGCTGTGCTAGCGTGGCTCGCCCACAGTTGGACGCGCCGCAGTGGACGGGCGCCGCGTCCCGAAGCGACCGTCGCGGACTCTTCGGCCGCGGGCGTCAAGGCGATGCGGTTGTTCTTCGGTGCGGCCAATGGTGACAGTCTGGTCGCGGAGTCGCGCGAGATGATCGAGGCCACGGGGCTCCACGACCGCATCTCAGGACTGGTCACGGAGCTGGACCGCGGTCCTCGCGCTCGCGGCGTGGCGGTGCTCCCCGCGGGCACTTCGGTGCTCAGGGTGTTCCTCGACGATCGTGGACTCATGACTTTGGATCTATCGGGCGCCTTCCGGCAGCGCTTCCGGGGCGGCGCCAGCGCGGAGTATCTCGCCGTGGCTTCGCTCATCCGCACCATCGGCGCCAACGTTCCGGAGGCCAGGCAGGTGCTGATCATCTGCGCGGGCCGCCCGGTGGCGACGCTCGGAGGGCACTTGCCGCTCGACCGCCCGCTCGACGTCTCGGACTGGCCCTGA
- a CDS encoding N-acetylmuramoyl-L-alanine amidase, whose product MKRAAWIAVALALGAGALTSASDWRTPPPGEGPETVAVRKLEGRPYIGVNDLARLIEATKFWRADVRRLVLRTSSHTIVLTADNPFVVVDDRTFWLADPVRSQDGEFQVPVALVDSLPSDSTLARLIYDARRSRVVVLPVSGGVGSPRVAIVGAMTRMTFPADHAEEAVVVTRGRARFRLRFGGVFVGSLPDSIPAGALVTGIRTIAASGGSAFELAISPAATGYRLIHDPDRRRVVFDVTSARDDGFESFATETPPGERALRVVVIDPAHGGADAGVVAGAAVEKDLALDLARRLAAELEQQGMRVVLTRNDDRSVPAEARAALANRLNADLVLALHFDGYVDPRARGATAFCPPATVMEDRLSRDDDEASASAGATPAPGRIMLLPWRDVATRHAVQSRDLAEAVLSALELRGQGPTRLRERLPYDLLGVNAPGILLECATLTAPGDRDRVLQEEGMRQLAASIAEGVSAYRRSQ is encoded by the coding sequence ATGAAGCGAGCCGCCTGGATCGCGGTCGCCCTGGCACTCGGCGCGGGGGCGCTCACGAGCGCGTCGGACTGGCGCACGCCGCCTCCCGGCGAGGGACCCGAGACGGTGGCGGTGCGCAAGCTGGAAGGCCGGCCATACATCGGCGTCAACGACCTCGCGCGCCTGATCGAGGCCACCAAGTTCTGGCGCGCCGACGTGCGCCGGCTGGTGCTGCGCACCAGCTCACACACCATCGTGCTCACCGCCGACAACCCGTTCGTGGTGGTGGACGATCGCACCTTCTGGCTGGCCGATCCCGTCCGGTCACAGGACGGCGAATTCCAGGTCCCGGTCGCGCTCGTGGATTCGTTGCCTTCGGATTCCACGCTCGCGCGACTCATCTACGACGCGCGCCGCTCGCGCGTGGTGGTGCTTCCGGTGAGCGGAGGCGTCGGCAGTCCGCGAGTGGCGATCGTCGGCGCCATGACCCGGATGACGTTCCCCGCCGATCATGCCGAAGAGGCGGTGGTGGTCACGCGCGGGCGGGCGCGCTTCCGGCTGCGCTTCGGCGGCGTGTTCGTTGGCTCGTTGCCCGATTCGATCCCCGCCGGCGCGCTGGTGACCGGGATCCGCACCATCGCGGCCTCCGGAGGCAGCGCGTTCGAGCTCGCGATCTCGCCGGCGGCGACCGGATATCGACTGATCCATGACCCCGACCGGCGGCGGGTCGTCTTCGATGTCACGAGCGCGCGGGACGATGGCTTCGAGTCCTTCGCGACCGAGACGCCCCCCGGGGAGCGCGCGTTGCGGGTGGTGGTGATCGATCCGGCGCACGGCGGCGCGGATGCCGGCGTCGTCGCCGGCGCGGCGGTGGAGAAGGATCTCGCGCTCGATCTGGCACGCCGGCTGGCGGCGGAGCTGGAGCAGCAGGGCATGCGCGTGGTGCTCACGCGCAACGACGACCGCAGCGTCCCCGCCGAGGCGCGCGCCGCGCTGGCGAACCGTCTGAACGCGGACCTGGTGCTCGCGCTCCACTTCGACGGCTACGTCGATCCGCGCGCGCGCGGCGCCACGGCGTTCTGTCCTCCGGCGACCGTCATGGAGGATCGGCTGTCGCGCGACGACGACGAAGCCTCGGCTTCCGCCGGCGCGACGCCGGCGCCGGGGCGCATCATGCTGCTGCCCTGGCGCGACGTGGCCACGCGGCACGCGGTGCAGAGCCGCGATCTCGCCGAGGCGGTGCTCTCGGCGCTCGAGCTGCGCGGCCAGGGCCCCACGCGATTGCGCGAGCGGCTCCCGTACGACCTCCTGGGCGTCAACGCTCCCGGCATTCTCCTCGAGTGCGCCACGCTCACGGCGCCCGGCGATCGGGATCGCGTGCTGCAGGAGGAAGGCATGCGGCAGCTCGCCGCGAGCATCGCCGAAGGCGTGTCGGCGTACCGGAGGAGCCAGTGA
- the smpB gene encoding SsrA-binding protein SmpB has product MPRESQPADRLVAQNRRAGHDYFILETVEAGLVLTGTEVKSLRRGKASLAEAFATVEGDEAWVRQLHIPPYEQGNRWNVDPVRPRKLLLHRAEIDMLRKAVAQKGQTIVPLKLYFSAGYAKLLIAVAKGKKTHDKRHAIAERDARREVARARARGGD; this is encoded by the coding sequence ATGCCCCGCGAATCACAACCGGCCGACCGACTGGTGGCGCAGAATCGCCGCGCCGGCCACGACTACTTCATCCTCGAGACCGTCGAAGCGGGGCTGGTCCTCACCGGCACCGAGGTGAAGAGCCTGCGCAGGGGCAAGGCGAGCCTGGCCGAGGCCTTTGCCACCGTCGAAGGCGACGAAGCCTGGGTGCGCCAGCTTCACATTCCTCCCTACGAGCAGGGCAACCGCTGGAACGTGGATCCGGTGCGGCCGCGGAAACTGTTGCTCCATCGCGCCGAGATCGACATGCTGCGCAAGGCGGTCGCACAGAAAGGGCAGACCATCGTTCCGCTCAAGCTCTACTTCTCCGCCGGCTACGCCAAACTGCTGATCGCCGTGGCGAAGGGCAAGAAGACCCACGACAAGCGCCATGCGATCGCCGAGCGTGACGCGCGGCGCGAGGTCGCGCGGGCGCGGGCGCGAGGCGGCGATTGA
- a CDS encoding lamin tail domain-containing protein translates to MRKAFTIAHGFLLILLVGLVPATARAELRLNEFLAGPARDWDGSGGLSTRDDEWVEVWNDGAALLELSGYFITDGDTLPRFGFSGTLGPQGRVLVFGSQAVDWERANGFPVFGLSLGNTGDRVMLWHAAAGDTTLVDQYVYLAHEAAADRAVGRGTDGGAWTLFDALNPYAGSVPPLGSGCAPSPGAPNQCGPTPALRTSWGSLKALYR, encoded by the coding sequence ATGCGCAAGGCATTCACCATCGCTCACGGCTTCCTCCTCATCCTGCTCGTCGGGCTCGTCCCGGCTACCGCCCGGGCGGAGCTGCGGCTCAACGAGTTCCTCGCCGGTCCGGCGCGCGACTGGGACGGGAGCGGAGGGCTCTCCACCCGCGATGACGAATGGGTCGAAGTCTGGAACGACGGCGCGGCGCTCCTCGAGCTGAGCGGCTACTTCATCACCGACGGCGACACGCTGCCGCGCTTCGGATTCAGCGGGACACTCGGACCGCAAGGCCGGGTGTTGGTATTCGGGAGCCAGGCCGTGGATTGGGAGCGAGCCAACGGCTTCCCGGTGTTCGGACTGTCGCTCGGGAACACCGGCGATCGCGTGATGCTGTGGCACGCGGCAGCCGGCGATACGACACTCGTCGACCAATACGTCTATCTGGCCCACGAAGCCGCGGCCGACCGCGCCGTCGGACGAGGCACGGATGGCGGCGCCTGGACGCTGTTCGACGCACTCAACCCGTATGCCGGCTCCGTCCCGCCGCTCGGCAGTGGATGCGCCCCGAGTCCCGGAGCGCCGAACCAGTGCGGGCCGACACCCGCGCTGCGGACGAGCTGGGGAAGTCTCAAAGCGCTCTACCGCTGA
- a CDS encoding vWA domain-containing protein, whose translation MIATTVHLAPNAPWIWLLLASLAIIALAVWAYRFAIPPLPALARRALPALRLLGLLALVWLLARPVIERDRGGQGTKIAVLVDRSWSMDLPVAGTGSPTRASVAAQAVADLKRSLRGRATVKEIPFAGRLGADTAWRSSRGSTAVGGALGALPLSPEGQDLDGVIVVSDGVTNMGEDPVAAGRALGVPVHAVAIGRPGARDRAVLEVEASARVRVGEATPVRVRVTSLEDPGTPIPVRLMDGSRELARAQVPAPAHGAEATVEMRVTPSAPGLAVWTAQVDSLRDEITTRNNTRQVAVEVSPSRLGVLIVSSALNWDLTFLRRALAGDSSLALDTRVRERDGWRGVERRAGAPTAADLRGKSVVILDGLAPAEISAPLDAAVAAFARSGGGVLVLGGDAPGLGRFRAGTAGAAFALQSEGGLRSANPLPTPEGRDLMAWDEDPARGERAWRTAAPLTQVGAYRLGGGDRPLLGAADNGTPIMVARRVGRGQALLVNGTGFWRWSLSGLDEFAGERGQRLWRRVVRWLAEPVQGEPLRVQPERWLSARGEPVRLLASLQDKEFQPVAGATVRGEVIDERGRRSRVSFEPRERGSYVATLEDLEPGRYRIAARAARGGAELGAASGEFAVDRWSLEEARAEPDSAALAALARNAGGRVTGAANVSAWTRALPARALARNRSVSLRLWESPWVFAVVVGFFTIEWAWRRRRGLP comes from the coding sequence GTGATCGCCACGACCGTTCATCTCGCCCCCAACGCACCCTGGATCTGGCTCCTCCTCGCGAGCCTGGCGATCATCGCGCTCGCGGTTTGGGCCTATCGCTTCGCCATTCCGCCGCTGCCTGCCCTGGCCCGGCGCGCGCTTCCGGCGCTCCGGTTGCTCGGCTTGCTGGCGCTCGTCTGGCTGCTCGCGCGGCCTGTGATCGAGCGTGATCGCGGGGGCCAGGGCACGAAGATCGCCGTTCTCGTCGACCGCTCGTGGAGCATGGACCTGCCGGTCGCGGGCACCGGCTCGCCCACGCGCGCGTCGGTGGCCGCGCAGGCGGTCGCCGATCTCAAGCGCTCGCTGCGAGGCCGGGCCACGGTGAAGGAGATTCCCTTCGCCGGCCGGCTCGGCGCCGACACGGCGTGGCGCTCCTCGCGCGGATCGACCGCCGTCGGCGGCGCGCTCGGCGCGCTGCCGCTCTCGCCCGAAGGCCAGGACCTCGATGGCGTCATCGTGGTGAGCGACGGCGTCACCAACATGGGCGAGGATCCGGTCGCGGCGGGACGCGCGCTCGGGGTTCCGGTGCATGCGGTCGCGATCGGCCGTCCCGGCGCCCGCGACCGCGCGGTGCTCGAGGTCGAAGCCTCGGCGCGCGTGCGCGTGGGCGAGGCCACGCCGGTGCGGGTGCGGGTCACGAGCCTCGAGGATCCTGGAACGCCGATTCCGGTGCGGCTCATGGACGGCAGCCGCGAGCTGGCGCGAGCGCAGGTCCCGGCACCGGCGCACGGCGCGGAAGCCACGGTGGAGATGCGGGTCACCCCCTCGGCCCCGGGTCTCGCGGTGTGGACCGCGCAGGTGGATTCGCTGCGCGATGAGATCACCACGCGGAACAACACCCGGCAGGTGGCGGTCGAAGTTTCGCCGAGCCGCCTCGGCGTGCTCATCGTCAGCTCGGCGCTCAACTGGGATCTCACCTTCCTGCGTCGCGCGCTGGCCGGGGACTCGAGTCTGGCGCTCGATACGCGGGTGCGCGAGCGCGACGGCTGGCGCGGAGTCGAGCGGCGAGCGGGAGCGCCGACCGCCGCGGACCTGCGCGGCAAGTCCGTGGTGATCCTGGACGGCTTGGCACCCGCCGAGATCAGCGCCCCGCTCGACGCCGCGGTCGCGGCCTTCGCGCGGAGCGGGGGCGGCGTGCTGGTGCTGGGCGGCGACGCGCCTGGACTGGGACGCTTCCGCGCCGGGACCGCGGGTGCTGCATTCGCGCTGCAGAGCGAAGGCGGGCTGCGCTCGGCAAACCCGCTGCCCACGCCCGAGGGACGTGATCTGATGGCCTGGGACGAGGATCCCGCGCGTGGCGAGCGAGCGTGGCGCACCGCGGCGCCGCTCACCCAGGTCGGCGCCTACCGGCTCGGAGGCGGCGACCGCCCGCTGCTCGGCGCCGCCGACAACGGCACCCCGATCATGGTGGCGCGCCGCGTGGGTCGCGGGCAGGCGCTGCTGGTCAACGGCACGGGCTTCTGGCGCTGGTCGCTCTCGGGGCTCGACGAGTTCGCGGGAGAGCGCGGTCAGCGCCTGTGGCGACGAGTGGTGCGCTGGCTGGCTGAGCCGGTGCAGGGCGAGCCTCTGCGGGTGCAGCCCGAGCGCTGGCTGTCGGCGCGGGGCGAGCCGGTGCGGCTGCTGGCCAGTCTCCAGGACAAGGAGTTCCAGCCGGTCGCCGGAGCCACGGTGCGAGGCGAGGTCATCGACGAGCGCGGCCGGCGCAGCCGCGTGAGCTTCGAGCCGCGCGAGCGCGGCTCCTACGTGGCGACACTCGAGGATCTCGAGCCTGGGCGCTATCGGATCGCGGCGCGTGCTGCGCGCGGCGGCGCCGAGCTGGGTGCGGCGAGTGGCGAGTTCGCCGTCGACCGCTGGAGTCTCGAAGAGGCGCGTGCCGAGCCGGACTCGGCCGCACTCGCGGCGCTCGCTCGTAATGCCGGAGGCCGGGTGACCGGCGCCGCCAACGTGAGCGCGTGGACGCGCGCGCTTCCCGCCCGGGCGCTGGCGCGCAACCGTTCGGTCAGCCTGCGGCTTTGGGAATCTCCGTGGGTGTTCGCGGTGGTGGTGGGCTTCTTCACCATCGAATGGGCCTGGCGCCGGCGCCGCGGACTCCCGTAG